In the genome of Hallerella porci, one region contains:
- a CDS encoding glutamate--tRNA ligase family protein, whose protein sequence is MFTRFAPSPTGFLHRGHVLSALYVTAIAQKFGAKIRLRIEDHDQSRARPAYIDGIREDLEWLGFSWDAESIQSENQERYIHFLKLLQEKNLVYACDCSRKFTFETNPQNADGEIIYQGHCRNRKLPFSKENSVRFKTPDEIIKWDDLRLGHFLENPKQQCGDFALKDRLGQWTYQFAVVADDFEEDIDLVVRGEDLRVSTARQIALSQALGRKTPPLFFHHPLISDPTGKKLSKRDHVASIRGERDAGISPETILGEICTAADILPQFQPLSFEEAAKKLGIVLNE, encoded by the coding sequence GTGTTTACTCGATTCGCTCCTAGCCCCACAGGATTTTTACATCGCGGGCATGTTCTCTCCGCCCTTTATGTCACGGCAATCGCCCAAAAATTCGGCGCAAAAATTCGTTTGCGCATCGAAGATCACGACCAAAGTCGCGCGCGCCCCGCTTACATTGACGGCATCCGCGAAGATTTAGAATGGCTCGGATTTTCTTGGGATGCAGAATCCATTCAAAGCGAAAATCAAGAACGCTACATTCATTTTTTAAAACTTTTACAAGAAAAAAATTTGGTTTACGCCTGCGATTGTTCCCGCAAATTTACCTTCGAAACCAATCCGCAAAACGCCGACGGAGAAATTATTTATCAAGGTCATTGCCGCAACCGAAAACTTCCTTTTTCCAAAGAAAATTCTGTGCGTTTCAAAACTCCCGACGAAATAATCAAATGGGATGATTTACGCCTCGGGCATTTTTTAGAAAATCCCAAGCAGCAATGCGGTGATTTTGCCCTCAAAGATAGACTCGGACAATGGACTTATCAATTCGCAGTCGTCGCTGATGATTTTGAAGAAGACATCGATCTCGTCGTCCGCGGCGAAGATTTACGCGTTTCCACCGCCCGCCAAATCGCCCTTTCCCAAGCGCTCGGCCGAAAAACTCCCCCTTTATTTTTTCATCATCCGCTCATTTCCGACCCAACCGGAAAAAAACTTTCCAAGCGCGACCACGTAGCAAGCATACGCGGCGAACGCGACGCCGGCATTTCCCCCGAAACCATCCTCGGCGAAATCTGCACCGCCGCTGACATTCTTCCCCAATTTCAACCGCTTTCGTTCGAAGAAGCCGCAAAGAAATTAGGAATCGTTTTAAATGAGTAA
- a CDS encoding 3'-5' exonuclease — protein MADFSNYRFAVVDVETTGGKPADSRVIEIGIALIDDWKITQKFSSLVHTDRELSPFIQNLTGITPKKLENAPAFEEIAAKVDALLDGRIFVAHNVASDYAAVGAELKRAGFDFSPEKLCTVKLSRRVFPGLRKYNLHELTASLNLPDFEQHHALNDAIAAAQILILAKERGGLPQIEELLRGGKRPLFYPQGWDDAKILKLSRNPGIIYLLGKNGVLYATAARNMRSRVLELLANTKRGVLKGLASHLVDIQVKELGSEILAKLCLESELAQKAFLYNSKAVKKPDIGAPLPDMALFLSGRFLGDRGIVIVLKGKVQGYTFIQEENGYSLHEILERLIPFAPAENLVPMIRSAMQKNGVKIQFL, from the coding sequence ATGGCGGATTTTTCAAATTATCGTTTTGCGGTCGTCGATGTAGAAACCACCGGAGGAAAGCCCGCCGATTCTCGCGTGATAGAAATTGGAATCGCTTTAATTGACGATTGGAAAATTACGCAGAAATTTTCGTCGCTCGTGCACACGGATCGGGAACTTTCTCCGTTCATTCAAAATCTCACGGGAATCACGCCGAAAAAATTGGAAAACGCTCCCGCGTTCGAAGAAATTGCGGCAAAAGTAGATGCGCTTTTAGACGGTCGAATTTTTGTGGCGCATAATGTCGCTTCGGATTATGCAGCGGTAGGCGCAGAATTAAAACGCGCGGGCTTTGATTTTTCGCCCGAGAAATTGTGCACGGTAAAACTTTCGCGGCGCGTCTTCCCGGGACTCCGCAAATACAATTTGCACGAACTCACCGCTTCGTTGAATCTTCCGGATTTTGAACAACATCATGCGTTAAACGATGCGATTGCAGCAGCGCAAATTTTGATTTTGGCAAAAGAACGCGGCGGACTTCCGCAAATCGAAGAATTATTGCGCGGCGGAAAGCGTCCGCTTTTTTATCCCCAAGGTTGGGATGATGCAAAAATTTTAAAGCTTTCGCGGAATCCGGGAATCATTTATTTGCTCGGGAAAAATGGCGTTTTGTATGCGACGGCGGCGCGGAATATGCGCAGTCGCGTTCTCGAACTTTTGGCGAATACGAAACGCGGCGTGCTGAAAGGGCTAGCATCTCATCTCGTCGATATTCAAGTGAAAGAACTCGGTTCCGAAATTTTGGCGAAGCTTTGTTTGGAATCGGAACTGGCGCAAAAAGCGTTTCTGTATAATTCAAAGGCGGTGAAGAAGCCCGATATTGGAGCGCCTCTGCCCGATATGGCTTTATTTCTATCGGGAAGATTTTTAGGCGACCGCGGAATTGTCATCGTGTTAAAAGGAAAAGTGCAAGGTTACACATTTATCCAAGAAGAAAATGGTTACAGTTTGCACGAAATTTTAGAGCGTTTAATTCCGTTTGCGCCCGCCGAAAATCTCGTTCCCATGATCCGCAGTGCGATGCAAAAGAACGGTGTTAAAATTCAATTTCTTTAA
- a CDS encoding DNA topoisomerase III, whose amino-acid sequence MVKKSDVVNSLTLVIAEKPSVAADLARAITVGGKFKKEKTHFENDAYIISWALGHLVTLCDPKEISDVYKSWKMATLPIIPDTFPLKAIPESRAQLTALGKLIRRKDVSTIINACDAGREGELIFHYILDFEKGKTGLKGKTIQRLWMQSMTQASIREAFAHLRSHDEMQNLLDAAISRSEADWLVGINGSRGLTAYNSSAGGFNITPCGRVQTPTLAMIVNREEERNNFISKPYWTIQGNFLSGKSEYSGKWINPQAKAEKDHIWEDGKAEEIVKKCLGKTGTVSETTKPSFQKCGPLYDLTTLQREANNRFGFSAKTTLSIAQALYERHKLTSYPRTDSRALPEDYVGTVKKTLATMEGNLAQFANKALDNNWVKKDPRIFNNAKISDHFAIIPTGNKMQSLSEAEMKVYTMICQRFIAVFYPPAEYLNTTRITEIEGETFLTEGKILKVPGFKEVYGKTSEDEANVAPLDGSGKATAKEFNISAEHTNPPPRYTESTLLSMMENAGKLVKDDDLADAMKDRGMGTPATRAAIIEKLISDKYMVRDGKELVPTSKAFGLIQTARAMKIENLTSPELTGEWEYQLSQIEKGKETRETFMKGIEDLTRTMIQNIKNFDEESTKTEASFSPVNGKKVYETVSHFETEDGIRIRKIISSRQMSEEEIVTLLSQGHVGPLSGFRSKRGAEFTAVLEIKDGKVSFLFDAAEDSIELGEELGISPIDGSPIYDTLTTYVSQSYIDKKETGFHLNKVLLGKEISVENLKKMLAGEKTDLIQGFRSAKTHRLFDAYLKLEPKTGKLQFEFPPRDPSKSRKFFRRKTAK is encoded by the coding sequence ATGGTTAAAAAATCTGATGTCGTCAATTCATTAACTCTTGTCATCGCCGAAAAGCCAAGCGTCGCAGCAGATCTTGCCCGCGCCATTACCGTCGGCGGAAAATTCAAAAAAGAAAAAACGCATTTTGAAAACGACGCTTATATTATTTCGTGGGCGCTCGGCCATTTAGTCACCCTTTGCGATCCCAAAGAAATCAGCGATGTTTATAAAAGTTGGAAGATGGCAACTCTTCCGATTATTCCCGATACATTTCCGTTAAAAGCCATTCCCGAATCCCGCGCCCAACTTACCGCACTCGGAAAACTCATCCGCAGGAAAGATGTTTCGACAATCATTAACGCATGCGATGCGGGCCGAGAAGGCGAACTCATTTTCCATTACATTTTGGATTTTGAAAAAGGAAAAACCGGACTCAAAGGCAAAACGATTCAACGCCTTTGGATGCAAAGTATGACGCAAGCTTCTATCCGCGAAGCATTTGCCCATTTGCGTTCTCACGATGAAATGCAAAATTTACTCGACGCAGCCATTTCGCGTTCCGAAGCCGATTGGCTCGTAGGCATTAACGGTTCCCGCGGACTCACCGCTTACAATAGCAGCGCAGGCGGTTTTAACATTACCCCTTGCGGACGCGTGCAAACGCCGACTCTCGCGATGATTGTCAACCGCGAAGAAGAACGCAACAATTTTATTTCCAAACCGTATTGGACAATCCAAGGCAATTTCCTTTCGGGAAAATCCGAATATAGCGGCAAATGGATTAACCCGCAAGCAAAAGCGGAAAAAGATCACATTTGGGAAGACGGCAAAGCCGAAGAAATCGTCAAGAAATGTCTCGGAAAAACGGGAACTGTTTCCGAAACGACAAAGCCGAGTTTTCAAAAATGCGGACCGCTTTACGATTTGACAACTCTCCAACGCGAAGCGAATAACCGTTTTGGTTTCAGCGCAAAAACGACTCTTTCCATTGCGCAAGCGCTTTACGAACGGCACAAACTCACATCGTATCCGCGTACCGATAGCCGCGCTCTTCCCGAAGATTATGTGGGAACCGTAAAAAAGACTCTCGCCACGATGGAAGGAAATCTCGCCCAATTTGCAAACAAAGCGTTGGACAATAATTGGGTCAAAAAAGATCCGCGGATTTTTAATAACGCAAAAATTTCGGATCACTTTGCCATCATCCCGACGGGCAATAAAATGCAATCGCTTTCCGAAGCCGAGATGAAAGTTTACACGATGATTTGCCAGCGTTTCATCGCCGTCTTTTATCCGCCCGCAGAATATTTAAACACCACCCGCATTACCGAAATCGAAGGCGAAACATTTTTAACGGAAGGAAAAATTTTAAAAGTTCCCGGCTTCAAAGAAGTCTACGGAAAAACTTCGGAAGATGAAGCGAACGTCGCCCCACTCGACGGCAGCGGAAAAGCGACTGCGAAAGAATTCAACATTTCTGCAGAACACACCAATCCGCCTCCGCGCTACACCGAAAGTACTCTTCTTTCGATGATGGAAAACGCCGGAAAATTGGTAAAAGACGACGATCTAGCCGACGCGATGAAAGACCGCGGCATGGGAACTCCCGCCACCCGAGCAGCCATTATCGAAAAATTGATTTCGGATAAATATATGGTCCGCGATGGCAAAGAACTTGTGCCCACTTCCAAAGCATTCGGGCTCATTCAAACCGCCCGCGCGATGAAAATCGAAAACTTGACAAGCCCCGAACTCACCGGCGAATGGGAATATCAACTTTCGCAAATTGAAAAAGGCAAAGAAACCCGCGAAACTTTCATGAAAGGCATCGAAGATTTAACGCGGACGATGATTCAAAACATCAAAAATTTTGATGAAGAATCGACGAAAACCGAAGCCTCTTTCAGCCCTGTCAACGGAAAAAAAGTTTACGAAACCGTTTCGCATTTCGAAACCGAAGACGGCATCCGCATTCGCAAAATTATCAGCAGCCGTCAAATGAGCGAAGAAGAAATCGTAACCTTACTTTCGCAAGGTCACGTCGGTCCCTTGAGCGGTTTCCGTTCCAAACGCGGCGCAGAATTTACCGCAGTTCTCGAAATCAAAGATGGCAAAGTTTCTTTCCTCTTTGACGCTGCCGAAGATAGCATTGAACTCGGCGAAGAACTCGGCATTTCTCCGATCGATGGCAGCCCGATTTACGATACGCTCACCACCTACGTTTCGCAAAGTTACATCGACAAAAAAGAAACCGGATTCCATTTGAACAAAGTTCTTTTGGGCAAAGAAATCTCGGTAGAAAATTTGAAGAAAATGCTCGCCGGCGAAAAGACCGATTTAATCCAAGGCTTCCGCTCAGCAAAAACGCATCGCCTTTTCGACGCTTACTTAAAGCTTGAACCGAAAACCGGAAAATTGCAATTTGAATTTCCGCCTCGCGATCCGAGCAAAAGCCGAAAATTCTTCAGGCGAAAAACCGCCAAATAA
- a CDS encoding glycosyltransferase, with protein MIFTVLEYAFVVLLVFSAIFYAVFQTRLFCALGKVHLGNSIRTPLPSVSILVSARNEEAGISKTLDSLMKQLYKGRWDIWIADDRSTDNTPKILADYAAKFPDRIHVLTITELTPGESAKKNAIAKLVQASAGEILLLTDADCILPPTWIRAMIREFEPGIDFVAGHSAIELPKDRTNWLLNMQAVETMAYRIAGTGALAMGTPITSTGNNLAYRRKFFEEVHGFEGVSKIQSGDDDLLLQKLAREAPWKAHYSVDPEAFVITQGKETFPELWEQRKRWASKTTYYAPKVVVILSLVFLFFTLISLGYILSFFSLPIFFATVFGVLVKLVGDTCVELRGLRIFHQQELFKWFLPVEIVHAPFTVFAVLFGIAGHFKWKG; from the coding sequence ATGATTTTCACCGTTCTCGAATACGCCTTTGTGGTGCTGCTCGTTTTCTCAGCGATTTTTTACGCTGTTTTTCAAACGCGGCTTTTTTGCGCACTCGGGAAAGTGCATTTGGGAAATTCGATTCGGACTCCGCTGCCATCGGTGAGCATTCTCGTTTCCGCAAGAAATGAAGAAGCGGGAATTTCGAAAACTCTCGATTCGTTGATGAAGCAACTTTATAAAGGACGCTGGGATATTTGGATTGCCGACGATCGTTCTACCGATAACACGCCAAAAATTCTCGCGGATTATGCGGCAAAATTTCCCGACCGCATTCATGTGCTAACGATTACCGAGCTCACTCCGGGCGAAAGCGCCAAGAAAAATGCCATCGCAAAACTCGTCCAAGCTTCTGCGGGCGAAATTCTGCTTTTAACCGACGCCGATTGCATTCTCCCGCCGACGTGGATTCGTGCGATGATCCGCGAATTTGAACCGGGCATCGATTTTGTCGCCGGGCATTCTGCCATTGAACTTCCGAAAGATCGCACCAACTGGTTACTCAATATGCAAGCGGTCGAAACGATGGCTTATCGCATCGCAGGCACGGGCGCCCTCGCCATGGGAACGCCCATCACGAGCACCGGAAATAATCTCGCCTACCGCCGTAAATTTTTCGAAGAAGTTCACGGATTCGAAGGCGTCTCAAAAATTCAAAGCGGCGATGATGATTTGCTTCTTCAAAAACTCGCCCGCGAAGCGCCGTGGAAAGCGCATTATTCCGTAGATCCCGAAGCGTTCGTCATCACGCAAGGCAAAGAAACTTTCCCCGAACTTTGGGAACAGCGCAAACGTTGGGCGTCGAAAACGACTTATTATGCGCCGAAAGTCGTCGTCATTCTTTCTCTCGTTTTCCTCTTTTTTACGCTGATTTCTCTCGGTTACATTTTATCCTTTTTCAGTCTCCCGATTTTCTTTGCAACCGTCTTCGGCGTTTTAGTCAAACTCGTCGGCGACACTTGTGTTGAACTTCGCGGACTCCGCATCTTTCATCAACAAGAACTTTTCAAATGGTTTCTCCCCGTAGAAATCGTTCACGCTCCTTTTACCGTCTTTGCCGTGCTCTTCGGAATCGCCGGTCATTTTAAATGGAAAGGTTAA
- a CDS encoding carbohydrate-binding domain-containing protein, which translates to MKKLEKVSVLALSLLSTASFFGCGSDSSSGTESGADVNPVSSVCGEFTAFEDGLGNTYCLNSSGAIEYSVLADGTVLYPEVLASSSSANGEIVDPTLSSSSAASFICNETSAPLSIIGTRYFYSDAAGSYYYDLANASCEKTYLSAIVSSSSEAIPSGNESSSSVMIPEISSSSNFIIPISSVAIIPNENDPILTFNESALTIEKNNQCVDTAGTVVKILCAGNYYLAGSTSSYEILVAADTTAKVYLYLNGLSLTSPDDAAIYVQNANKVFLYAVDGTTNQLGDAATRNKVWSFVDEGETKNDTTRAVVYSKKDLTLKGNGSLTVNVSCADTSLCGNGIHTTKDLKIKDAPTLSVTAKKNALKGKRSVEIEGGNITLTSTLGDGIKSDEDDAEKLASGKGRIVITGGTFSITAKDDGVEASNFIVIADSVSSPTMTITANAGKGIVSDSLVNILAGKVTVTAGDDGIHSNGSILFNGGETTVTAGDDGIHADSALHVNDGSINIVKAVEGMEAWFMYFDGGVTSTYATDDGWNAAGGTAVGSSGSSGSMGGWGGMGGGPQSSSHCYAYIRGGYHYVSASGNDIDVLDANGTATQTGGVLILEIPSSNGGGMGGGSGCSTNQSGGLIDTDDGFTISGGVLLGFGSQTESYPSCSSTSYTNANYYGSANAAFKPQGSGSMIIYGGDVASVSTVDVSGMNSITFPNGMQYYYK; encoded by the coding sequence ATGAAAAAATTGGAGAAAGTTAGCGTTCTCGCACTCTCGCTTTTGAGTACGGCTTCGTTTTTTGGCTGCGGAAGCGATTCGTCGAGCGGAACAGAAAGCGGTGCAGATGTAAATCCGGTTTCTTCGGTTTGCGGTGAATTTACCGCATTCGAAGATGGACTCGGCAACACTTATTGCTTGAACAGTTCTGGTGCAATTGAATATTCTGTCTTGGCGGACGGAACGGTTTTATATCCCGAGGTTTTGGCGTCTTCGTCGAGTGCAAACGGAGAAATTGTGGACCCGACTTTGTCGAGCTCTTCGGCAGCTTCATTTATCTGCAATGAAACTTCAGCGCCGCTTTCGATCATTGGAACGCGGTATTTTTATAGCGATGCTGCGGGCTCGTATTATTACGATTTGGCAAATGCATCTTGCGAAAAAACGTATTTGTCTGCGATTGTTTCGTCAAGTTCCGAAGCGATTCCGTCGGGAAATGAATCGTCGTCGAGCGTCATGATTCCCGAAATTTCTTCGTCGAGTAATTTTATAATTCCCATTTCATCGGTCGCGATTATCCCGAATGAAAATGATCCGATTTTAACTTTTAACGAATCTGCGCTCACGATTGAAAAGAATAATCAATGCGTGGATACGGCAGGAACGGTGGTGAAAATTCTCTGCGCCGGCAATTATTATTTAGCGGGCAGTACATCGTCGTATGAAATTTTAGTCGCTGCCGATACCACCGCAAAAGTTTATTTGTACTTGAACGGATTATCGTTAACGAGTCCCGATGACGCTGCTATTTACGTGCAGAACGCGAACAAAGTTTTCCTTTACGCCGTCGATGGCACGACGAATCAACTCGGCGACGCGGCAACGCGCAATAAAGTTTGGAGCTTCGTCGATGAAGGCGAAACGAAAAATGATACGACGCGAGCAGTTGTCTATTCCAAAAAAGATTTGACATTAAAAGGCAATGGTTCGTTAACGGTGAATGTTTCTTGCGCCGATACGAGTCTTTGCGGAAACGGCATTCACACGACGAAAGATTTGAAAATCAAAGATGCGCCGACGCTTTCTGTCACCGCAAAGAAAAACGCGCTCAAAGGAAAACGTTCCGTAGAAATTGAAGGCGGAAATATTACGTTAACATCGACTTTGGGCGATGGCATTAAATCCGACGAAGACGACGCAGAAAAATTGGCGAGTGGAAAAGGTCGCATTGTGATTACCGGCGGAACTTTCTCGATTACCGCGAAAGATGATGGCGTTGAAGCGTCCAATTTCATTGTGATTGCGGACAGTGTGAGCAGCCCGACGATGACGATTACCGCTAACGCGGGCAAAGGCATTGTCTCGGATTCTCTCGTGAATATTTTAGCGGGCAAAGTTACCGTGACCGCAGGCGATGACGGCATTCATTCGAACGGAAGCATTCTCTTTAACGGTGGCGAAACGACTGTGACCGCGGGCGATGACGGCATTCACGCAGACTCTGCGTTACATGTCAACGACGGTTCAATTAACATTGTGAAAGCGGTAGAAGGCATGGAAGCTTGGTTCATGTATTTTGACGGCGGCGTTACTTCGACATACGCAACCGATGACGGTTGGAATGCTGCGGGCGGAACTGCTGTCGGCTCGAGTGGATCTTCGGGTAGCATGGGCGGCTGGGGCGGCATGGGCGGAGGCCCGCAATCTTCGTCTCACTGCTACGCTTATATCCGCGGCGGCTATCATTATGTGAGCGCATCGGGCAATGACATCGACGTCTTGGATGCAAACGGAACTGCAACGCAAACCGGCGGCGTTTTGATTCTCGAAATTCCTTCGAGTAATGGCGGCGGCATGGGCGGCGGAAGCGGCTGTTCTACGAATCAATCGGGTGGTTTAATCGATACCGATGACGGCTTCACGATTTCGGGCGGTGTTCTTCTCGGCTTCGGCAGTCAAACCGAAAGCTATCCGAGTTGCTCTTCGACTTCTTACACGAACGCCAATTATTATGGTTCAGCAAATGCAGCGTTTAAGCCGCAAGGTTCTGGAAGCATGATTATTTACGGCGGCGATGTCGCATCGGTTTCAACCGTCGATGTTTCGGGAATGAATTCAATTACTTTCCCGAATGGAATGCAATATTATTACAAATAA